The DNA sequence TTGCCGGATGTACTGTCGCCACTACAATCCATCAAGGGATTTCAAGAGCCGCTTACTCTGGGGATATTGGTATAGGTTTTGACTCGATCATTCAAAGTGAAAGTTCTGCTAAAGATCCTAGTACTCAAGCCCAGCTTAGCATCGTTGGGATTGCCATAGACAACCTTATCTGTACTCTTAGCCTCCTTATGGTACTAGCCTCAGGATCTTGGTCTTTGGGACTTGAAAACGCCTCTCAAACTGTAGAACATACTCTGAATAGCTACTTTCCTATGGTTAAATTCTTCCTACCGACTTTCTTCTTTGTTACAGGGTACACAACAATCATTTCGTACTTTCTAGTAGGCAAGAAATGTGCGAAATTTCTTTACGGAAAGCCTGGAGCACAAATCTATACCCTCTATGGTTTTCTCATTCTTCCTCTGTTTTGTTTTCTTAGTCAAAATACTGCCCTCCTTATCATGTCTGTATCAGGAGCTCTCCTGCTTTGCTTCAACCTCCTTGGAGTCTTTCTCTTAAGGAAAGAAGTCGAGTTTCCAAAAAAGCCCCCTTTTCTCAAAGACACCTCATTTTCTATGGACTAAAGTCTTACCCTATTAATCTATAAGGGGATAGGATTTTTCATTTTTTAATAAAAATATTAGTTTTAGAAAAAAACACTTAATAGAAAGTAAAATAAAGAATAAAATTGTAATTAATTTTTTACTCTTTATGGATAACTACCTCCTCGGAATCTTGATCTTCTGTTGTGTTCTTCTTTCGATAGGGATGTGCACGATTTTCGTGATGACGATTTTCTTCCTACGCCACCTCAATAAAATCCTTAGAAATATCCATCGGATAACTACAATTTTAAATTTTGAAGCTAAAATCCTAACTCCTTTGATATTAGGGAAAAAGCTGCTCTGTGGATGGCTAAAAAAAAGAAAAAATCCATCTGCTCTCTCTGAAGATATTAAAAAATTCTTGGATGAGAAACAGCAGAACAGCTGGAAAAAAAATTTATGCAGAGGAATTAAATGGTGTGCGGCACTGCTATTAATTTGGAAAGTGTTTCGTAATAAAGATTAAAAAGTTGAGGGATATTATCATGTTCAAGAACAACCAGAAACCTAAGAAAACTAAGTGCAAACACTTTCGTTGGCTAAGAGGTGTTTTGTTCGGAGGATTCATAGCTACGTTATTGACATGTTTATTTACTCCAAAAAGTGGAGACCAATTACGTAAAAAAATCCTCAAAGTCAAGACCTCTAGTGCTAAAAAAAGTAGAGTTCTATTTAAAAATTCCAAACAGCATACCAAGTCATTTATAAAACAAGCTAAGTTATTGGCTAAGAATATCTCTAATGAACTTCAAGATTTCAAAAAGGGAATTCTAGACGAAAAAGATTAAAGTTTTATAGTAAGCTCTGTGAGAACTAAACGTCTTCAGAGCTTTCTCTAAAAGCAAATTAATAAAACCCTCCCTAGTGATGTTCCCTAGTTAACTTTTTATTTCCGTATATTTATTTTTGTTTTCTATGTAAGTTTAAACCTGTATGAGACTATAACTTACTAGGATTCCGATATATGAAGCAGATTCGTCTTTGGGGATTTTTATTTCTCTCTTCATTTTGTCAAGTTTCTTATCTAACAGCTAGCGACATTGTCCTTCCTCTATCAGGAACGCATTCTGGAGAGAATCCTGAACTATTTACCCTATGTAGTTCATCTTTAACAAAAACCACATATTTTCTACGGAAAGACTTTATTGCCTGCGATTTTCTAGGCAATTCTATCCATAAACCTGGAGCTGCATTCCTTAATTTACAGGGTGATCTCTTCTTTATAAACAGTACTCCATTAGGATCTCTTACATTCAAAAATATACATTTAGGAGCTCGTGGTTCTGGAGTTTTCTCAGAAGCTAATGTTACCTTCAAAGGCCTTCGTTCTCTTGTTTTTGAAAATAATGAAAGTTACGGAGGTGTAATTACTACATCTGGTGACCTTTGTTTCTCAAATAATACTAGTGTCATTTGTCAAAACAACATCAGCTATGGACCTGGGGGTGGACTACTCTTAGAAGGTAGAAAAAATAAAACTCTCTCTTTTAAAGATAATCGAGGAGCAATCTTATTTCTAAAAAACAAATCTGTGAACACAAATGAATCGCATCCCGGATACGGAGGAGCAATAAGTAGTGTAAGTCCTGGTTCGCCTATTACCTTTTCTGGAAACCAAGAGATCTCCTTTGAAGAGAATCAAGCCGAACTGGGTGGAGCCATTTATAATGATCAAGGCACTTTGACCTTTGAGAATAACTTCCAAATTACAAGCTTTACTAAAAATAGTGCTCGTTCAGGAGGAGCGATCTATAGCCGCTATTGTAACTTCTATTCACAATGGGGGGACATTTTATTTACTAAAAATAAGGCAGAAAAATTTGGTGGAGCTATCCATGCTGACTACGTTACTATAAAAGACTGCAAAGGAAGGCTTATTTTTGAAGAGAACTCAGCGACTGGTGGAGGAGCAATATCAGCCTCATGTTTTTGTGATATTAATGCTGAAGGCCCTATTCGCTTTATAAATAACCGTGGATCAGCATTAGAAGGCGGAGGCGCTATTCACTTACCTAATGGAGGATCTATATTACGCCTTCATGCAAATAAAGGAGATATCGAATTCATTGGGAATAAAGTAATATTAGATTTTAAACATACACCTATAATCACAGCTCCAGATTATAGAAATAATGCTATTACGATCCAAGGAGTGCCTCGAGAACTTTCCTTGAGTGCTAATGCAGGTTATAGGATCTGTTTTTATGACCCTATACTTTCTATGGCTGAAAGCTATAATCCCATTTATATTAACCATCAAAGATTTATAAAATCTGCGGGTGCTATTATCTTTTCAGGAGCTCGCTTATCTCCAGATGAGAAAAAAGAAAATAGGAATAAAACTTCAATTATAAACCAACCTGTACATCTTTGTTCAGGGGTTCTTTCTATAGAAGGGGGAGCTATTCTTGCTGTTCGGTCTTTCTATCAAGAGGGGGGGATCCTTGCCTTAGCACCAGGTTCTAAACTTACCACTCAAGGGAAAAACTCTGAGAAAGATAAGATTATTATCACAAAATTAGGGTTTAACTTAGAAAACCCTGACTCTACAGCTCCTGCAGAAATTCGAGCGACTGAGAAGGCTTCTATTGAAATTTCTGGACCTCCCGTGATTTACGGCCAAACGGAAGCATTCTATGAAAACCATGAACACGCCTCAAAACCCTATACTACCTCTATTATCTTATCTGCAAAAAAACTTGTTAAAACTCCTGATAGGCCAAACCAAAGTATTGAAGATCTAGTCATAACTGAGTCTGAATACACAGGATATGGCTATCAAGGTTCCTGGAAATTCTCTTGGTCTGCTGGTGATACTAAGGAAAAAAAAACGATTATAGCCTCATGGACCCCGAGTGGGAAATTTGCTCTCGATCCAAGACGACACGGATCTTTTGTCCCAACCACCCTATGGTCTACATTTGCTGGATTAAATATAGCTGATACTATGATTAACAATAATTACCTCAATAACTCAGAGGTAATCCCCATTGACCATTTCTGCATTTTCGGAGGCCCTGTCTACCAGATCATGGAGCAAAACCCTAAAGAAATTGGCAATTGTTTATTAATGCAGCATACAGGCCATAATGTCGGAGCTAAAATTCCCTTTTCTTTTAATACGATACTTAGTGTTGCATTCACTCAATTGTTTTCTTCCTCCCAACAAAATACTAAAGATAAGAGTCATGCTCAAATGCTAATAGGAACCTTATCTCTTAACAAAAGTTGGCAAGCACTATCTCTTAGATCATCTTTTAGTTACGGTGAAGATTCTCAGGTAATGAAACATGCTTTCCTCTATAAAGGAAGCTCCCGGGGTTCTTGGAGGAACTATGGTTGGACAGGATCTATTGGCATGTCTTATGCATATCCCAAAGGAATACGCTACCTAAAAATCACACCTTTTGTAGACCTCCAGTACACAAAATTAATCCAAAATCCCTTTGTAGAAACTGGTTATGACCCTCGATATTTCTCTTCTGCTGAGATGTGTAACGTATCTTTACCTATAGGTATTGCTTTAGAAATGCGCTTTATAGGGTCCCGCTCTTCAGTATTTCTCCAAGTCAGTACCTCTTATATTAAAGATTTACATAGAGTCAATCCAAAGTCATCAGCTTCCTTAGTATTCAACCATTACAAATGGGATATACAAGGAATCCCTTTAGGACGAGAAGCTCTGAACATTACCCTAAACAGTACAATTAAATATAAAATTATCTCTGCTTATCTTGGAATTTCTAGCACACAGCGAGAAGGAAGTAACCTTTCTGCTAATGCTCATGGAGGCGTTGCTCTTAGCTTCTAGAAGTTGTCGATAAAAATTAGTAAAGAAGTTTTCAAGTCAGTCGGGACTCAAACCTCTTGCTTTTTTATCCCTTGCCTAATTTATTGATCTGATTTATCTATCGCTTATCAAGTCCGCGAATATATCTGATAGGTTTTTCTCTATGAAGTGGCTACCAGCTACAGCTGTTTTTGCTGCCATGATCCCTGCATTAACTGCCTTTGGAGATCCTGCCTCTGTTGAAATAAGTACGGGACAAACCGGAACAGGGAATCCTACAAGTGATGCTGCTTTAACTAATTTTACTCAGACTTCAACAGAAAGTGATGGAACTACATATACTATTGTAGGTGATATCACGTTCTCTACATTTACTAATATTCCCCTACCCACAACTCAAGATAGTGGCTCTAGTTCTGATGGAAGCACTGGTGGGAGTACTAGTGGACCAACTTCGGTAATCCTATCAACTCATTCTGAATCGGATTCTAATTTTAGAAAAGACAGTTTCCTAATTTCGCATCATCCGCTCACTCATTCAGCTCCAGACACCCTGACTCCTGCATTTGCTTCCTCTTCGAGCAGTGGTTCTGCGCCAGGATCTTCAACACCTGTTCCTGATCCAAAAGGAGGTGCTGCTTTTTATAGCAACCAGCCTAATGGAACTTTGACCTTCACGACAGATTCAGGAAATCCTGGTTCTTTGACGCTTAAAGATCTTAAGATGACAGGAGAAGGAGCAGCTATTTACTCTAAGGGTCCTCTAGTATTTACTAACCTAAAAAATCTAACTTTTTCAGGAAATCAAGCTCAGCAAAGCGGGGGTGCTGCCTATACTGAAGGGACGTTCACAGCGCAAGCAATTGTTAACGCAGTCACCTTGACTAACAACACTTCTGCAGGACAAGGAGGTGCTCTCTATGTTAAAGGTACTGCGTTATTTAATGCCTTGGACAGTCTCAAATTTGAAAAAAATACTTCTGAACAAGCTGGTGGAGGAATCTATACTGAGTCCACATTAACTATCTCTAATATAACAAAATCTATTGAATTTATTGCCAACACGGCTACTGTCCCAGCTCCACCCCCAGAGCCAACACCTCCCCCAGTTCCATCAACTCGGATTTCTGCACTCACAGATATTATAACAACAAATATCTCTAGATCAACAAATGTAAGAGCAGCCTCATCACCAGTAGTTGTTCCTAAAAACTCGACACCAACGCTCACTCAGGAGACAGCAGGAAATGGCGGGGCTATCTATGCCAAACAAGCTGTTCTTATCTCTACATATAAGGATCTCAGTTTCAAGTCTAATTCCGCATCAGTGGATCCGACTATTACAGTCCCTAGTGATGTTGTTGGACAATCTGGAGGAGCAATCTTTAGTGACAATTCTGTACAAATCGAAAAGTGTACAGGAACAACAATATTCAGTGGTAACAAAGCCAACCAATCAGGTGGAGGAATTTATGCTAAAGGATCTGTCACTCTAGAAGATCTAGCTACCCTTGAGATGACGACTAACATCTGTCAAGGGAAAGGGGGAGCTATTTACACTGACCAAAATTTAACTATCAATAAGGGAACTCTACTTACTAGGTTTGCTGGGAACACATCCACGGAATGTGGTGGTGCAATTTTCACTGCAGGAGATATTATTCTCTCTAACCTTGTCGAAGTGCGCTTTAATAAAAATAAAACAGGAAATTATTCTAATCCTATTAATAAAACGAGCGTTAGCTCAGCCCCTATAGTCTCTAGACCTATAATTACTGGATCTACTGGTGGTTCCCCTAAAGCGTCACCTCCAATAGATCAAGCCAAAGGAGGTGCTTTATATAGTACTAAAGGGTGCACAGTCTCGGGCATCACATCAATGTTACTGTTTGAGAATAATGAATGCCAAAATATGGGAGGAGGCGCTTATATTACTACGGCATTTCAGTGTTCCAATTCTCATCGACTTCAGTTCACTATTAATAAAGCATCTGATGAAGGCGGTGGTCTTTACTGTGGAGATGACGTAACACTGACAAATCTCACAGGAAAAACACTATTTCAAGGGAATACCAGTGGAAAAAGTGGTGGAGGTCTCTCTTTAGCTGCGGGAAAATCTCTGATTATGGAAAATTTAGAGAGCTTTTATTTAGATGGAAATACAGCTACAGAAAATGGCGGTGGTGCGAATATCCCTAATAAAGTCTCCCTCAATTTTACATACAATCCTCCTGCCGGTGAATCTCCGCCTATTCAAAATCCAGTTTACGGAGAAGCTATAATTACTGGAAATACAGCGACGAAAAGTGGAGGTGGCATTTACACTAAAAATGCTAGCTTTTCCAATTTATCCACTGTAACTTTTGATAAAAATATTTCTTCAGAAAATGGTGGTGGCTTATTAACCCAAACAGACACAGATAAAATAGACTGTTCTTTCATCTATATTACCAATGTCAATGTTACTAATAACAGTGCTACAGGTACTGGTGGAGGCATTTCTGGACAAAAAGCGCACTTTGATCGCATTGACAATTTAATAATGGGAGGCAATCAAGCTAAGAAAGGAGGAGCAATATATCTTAATGATTCCCTAACTATTGAAAAGGTTGTTACAGGTTCGATTTCAACAAATACAGCTACAGAAAGTGGGGGTGGCATCTATGCAAAAGATGTTACACTGCAAGCTCTTCCTGGAAGCTTTACTATTGCTGATAATAAAGTTGAAACTAATGTTACTACTGCTAGCTCTACCCCATTATGCGGAGGAGGAGTTTATTCAAGTGGATCTACGACATTAAACAACATATCAGGGGTACTCGCTATCACAGGAAACTCTGTTTCTAATACAGGGACAACCCAGGATGTAGATATACAAGGTGGAGGCATCTACGCAGCTACTGCTTTTACTTTAAACCAATGTTCTATGCCAGTGACATTTGACAATAACTCTGCAACCACTAAAAAAATCACAACAACAAAACAGATTGCTGGTGGTGCTATCTATTCTCCTACAGTGACGATCAAAAATAATTCTCAACCCATAACTTTCTCAAATAACACAGCAAAATCAGAAGCAACAACTGCGGCAACTACAGGAAATAAAGATAGCTGTGGCGGTGCTATTGGGGCTACATCAGTTACTTTATCAAATAATCCTTCATTAACATTTCTAGGAAATTACGCAGAAACTGGAGGAGGAATTGGTTGTATCAACGGTTCTGGTGGCTCCCCAGTCAATAAAATCTCACTTACAGGGAATAATTTTGTCCTATTTCAAAATAATTCTGCATTAAACTACGGCGGAGCTCTTTATGGAACGACTATTGAGATTTCTGATACAAATGCTTCTTTTGTTAATAATATGTCGCTAAATCGTGGCGGCGCTATTTACGGAGCAACAATCAAACTGCCAAATACAACTGCCTCTTTTGTTGATAATACATCACAAAATGATGGCAGTGCTATTTGTTGCTCTGTAAGTCTTAATCTTTCAGCACAATCACAAATTGTTTTCGAAAATAATAAAGTATTAGCACCGGCAACAACAAGGGGAACATCTATAAATAATTTGGGAGCTGCAATTTACGGAAATAACGATGCAGCTGATGTCACTATATCGTTAGCAGCTCTGAACGGGAATATTCTATTCAAAAACAACCAATGCGTTACAGTTGACCAATACTGCAGCATTGGAGGGAACGTAAAATTCACTAAAATAGAGGCGGCAGCAGGAAAAACCATAGCTTTCTATGATGCAGTTAATGTTGCAACAAAGGAAGCAAATGCTCAAGCACTCACTTTGAACTCAGAAGCCACTAGTACAGGTACAATTCTATTTTCTGGTGAACTTCATGAACATAAATCCTATATTCCTCAAAAAATCACGTTTGCACATGGGAATTTAATTTTAGATAAAAATGCGGAGCTCAGCGTAGTTTCTTTTACACAATCTCCAGGAACTACAGTAACTATGGGACCAGGATCTGTACTATCTAATCATACTAAGGAAGGGGGCGGAATTTCTTTGAACAACGTTAAAATTGATTTTAGCGAACTCGTTCCCCAAAAAGATATGCTGCCCGCCTCAGTCTCTCCGCCAACTCTTAGATTAGTATCCAGGACTCCTGTAAACAACTCTGATAAGATTGATATCACTGGGACAATTACTCTTTCAGATCCCAATGGTAATTTGTATCAAAATTCTTATCTTGGCGAAAATCGTGAAGTAACTCTTTTCAATATAGATAATAAAGGAGGAGGAGCAGTCACAGCTAACAACGTAACACTGCAAGGAGATCTAGGAGCTAAAAAAGGATATTTAGGAACCTGGAACTTAGATCCCACTTCTTCAGCCTCAAAAATTATTTTAAAATGGACTTTTGATAAATATCTCCGCTGGGAATACATTCCTAGAGATAACCATTTCTATATTAACTCTATTTGGGGAGCTCAGAATTCGTTAGTGACGGTAAAGCAAGGTATCTTAGGGAACATGTTGAACAATGCAAGATTTGAAGATACTGCTTTCAATAACTTCTGGGCCTCTGCTATAGGTTCCTTCCTTAGAAAAAAAGCATCGCAAGATTCTGACCCATTTACCTATCACGGTAGAGGATATACTGCTGCTATAGATGCCAAACCTCGTCAAGAGTTTATTTTAGGTGCTGCCTTCAGCCAAGTTTTCGGTCACTCTTATTCTCCATATTACCTTGACAACTATAAACACAAAGGGTCAGGTCACTCCACACAAGCTTCTCTCTATGCTGGAAATATTTTCTATTTGCCAGGACTACGGTCCAAACCGATCGCATTACAAAGTGTGGCGACTTATGGTTATATGCAGCACGATACTACAACCTATTACCCCTCAATTGAAGAAAAAAATACCGCGAACTGGGATAGCATTGCCTGGTTGTTTGATCTACGTTTAAGTTTAGATCTAAGAGAGCCAAAACCTCAGTCCGTAGCAAGGTTCACGTGCTATGCAGAAGCCGAATATACAAGAATTCGGCAGGAAAAGTTCACAGAACTAGACTATGATCCCAGATTTTTTTCAGCATGCTCCTATGATAATCTAGTCATTCCTATTGGAGTCTCTGTGGATGGGGCAATATCCTCTCACACGATTATTATATATAACAAGCTATCAGCTGCCTACCTTCCTGTGATCTATAGAAAGAATCCGAAAGCAACTTATGAAACTCTCTCTACGAAAGAGAAAGGACAAGTTATGAATGTTCTCCCTACTAGAAATGCGGGTCGTGCGGAAGTAAGTTCTCAAATTTACCTGGGAAGTTACTGGACACTATACGGAACATATACAATAGATGCCTCGACAAATACCCTAGTTCAAATGGCTAATGGAGGTATGCGGTTTATTTTCTAAGACTTTAAAGATACGGAGAGAGTGGGATTCGAACCCACGGTACGCGTTAACGCACACACGCTTTCCAAGCGTGCTCCTTAAGCCACTCGGACATCTCTCCATAAGTATAGATTCTCCTAGCTCAAAGGCTTCCCGAGAAGATATCTTAACCTTTCTATTTTTATCAAGAGCCGTATTACTATGAGAATTTTTTACAAAGATCTCTGATTCCTCGATATTCCTTCTTTATTAAAATTACCTCGCAATAGAATAATGGATCGTCTTGTTAAACTGCTTTTATTATGCATAAAGTAATAGTTTTCGTTTTCTTTATCCTATGTTCGTTAAAAAGCTACGGGCATCATGCGATAGATAAGCCTCATATTCTTGTCAGCATCGCCCCCTATAAGTTCCTCGTTGAACAGATTGCTGAAGACACCTGCTTTGTCTATACTATAGTTACGAATCACTACGATCCCCATAGCTATGAACTCCCTCCAAGACAAATCAAAAGTTTACAACAGGGAGACCTCTGGTTCCGGATAGGGGAAGCTTTTGAGAAAACCTGCGAAAAGAACCTAACCTGCGAACAAGTAGACCTCTCCAAAAACGTCTCCTTAATTCAAGAAAAATCTTGCTGTAATAAGCATACAACAAACTACGATACCCATATCTGGTTAAGTCCTACAAATCTTAAAATCCAAGTCGAGACTATTGTCACTACTCTAAGCAGCAAATATCCTAAATACGCTTCTCAATACCAAAGGAACGGAACTAAGCTCCTTTCAATCTTAGATGAACTAGATCAAGAAGTTCGCATTCTTACCTCAAAAGCTAAACAACGCCATATTTTAGTTTCTCACGGTGCCTTTGGATATTTTTGCCGTGATTATAATTTCTCTCAACACACTCTAGAGAAAAGCAGCCATGTCGACCCCTCTCCTAAAGATGTGGCCCGTATATTTCACGAGATCGAACATTATAAAATTTCTTCTGTAATTCTTCTTGAATATGCTGGCAGACGTAGCAGCGCTATGCTTGCGAAACGTTTTCATATGCATACTGTGAATTTAGATCCCTATGCAGAAAATGTAATTCTAAACTTAAAAACTATAGCGACTACTTTTTCTAGTTTATGACAATACGAATTCTTGCTGAAAACCTAGCATTCCGTTACGGAAGCAAAGGACCTAATATCATTAACGATGTCTCTTTTTCTGTTTATGACGGTGATTTTATAGGAATCATCGGGCCTAATGGAGGAGGGAAAAGTACCCTAACTATGTTAATTCTAGGCTTACTCAGCCCTACCTTAGGATCTTTAAAGACTTTCCCTTCTTCTGATTACACAGATAAACGAGCAAGTTCTATGATAGGTTGGGTCCCCCAGTACTTTGCCTACGATCCTTCTTTTCCTATTTCTGTAAAAGACGTTGTACTCTCAGGAAGACTATCTCAACTCTCTTGGTATGGAAAGTATAAAAAGAGAGATTTTGAAGCTGTAGACGAAGCCTTAGATCTCGTAGGGCTTTCCAAATATCATGATCAATGTTTTGCCCAACTCTCTGGAGGGCAAATTCAGAGGGTACTCCTAGCAAGAGCTTTAGCCTCCTATCCTGAAATTCTGGTTCTAGATGAACCAACAACAAATATTGATCCCGATAACCAACAAAGAATTTTAAACATTCTTAAAAAGCTCAATAGTACCTGCACCATTCTGATGGTAACGCATGACCTTCACCATACGACAAATTATTTTAAAAAAGTGTTTTATATGAATAAAACTTTGACATCTTTAACAGACACCTCAACACTAACTGATCAATTCTGTTGTCATCCCCAAAAGAATAAGGAACACTCATGCTCTCTTCTCTAATTGGTGATTCGTTTCCCCTTCTTATTTTACTTCCTACATTCCTAGCAGCTTTAGGAGCCTCTATAGCTGGTGGTATTGTAGGAACGTATATCGTTATAAAACGCATTGTCTCGATTAGTGGTAGTGTATCCCATGGAATCCTAGGAGGGATTGGTTTAACCTTATGGGTACAGTACCAACTACATCTTTCTTTTTTCCCTATGTACGGTGCAGTTATTGGAGCGGTCTTGCTAGCACTTTGCATTGGCAAGATTCACTTAAAATACCAAGAAAGGGAAGATTCTTTAATTGCTATGATCTGGTCTGTGGGGATGGCTGTTGGAATTATATTTATTTCTAGACTGCCGTCTTTTAACGGAGAAATCATTAACTTCCTATTCGGAAATATTCTTTGGGTAACATCCTCCGATCTTTACAACTTAGGAATTTTCGATCTTATCGTCTTAGGGATTGTTGTGCTTTGCCACACCCGCTTTCTAGCTCTTTGTTTCGACGAAAAGTACATGGCTTTAAATCGGTGTTCCGTACAGATGTGGTACTTCCTCCTTCTGATTCTTACCGCAATTACTATTGTTATGTTAATTTATGTTATGGGAACCATTTTGATGCTTAGCATGTTAGT is a window from the Chlamydia serpentis genome containing:
- a CDS encoding metal ABC transporter permease produces the protein MLSSLIGDSFPLLILLPTFLAALGASIAGGIVGTYIVIKRIVSISGSVSHGILGGIGLTLWVQYQLHLSFFPMYGAVIGAVLLALCIGKIHLKYQEREDSLIAMIWSVGMAVGIIFISRLPSFNGEIINFLFGNILWVTSSDLYNLGIFDLIVLGIVVLCHTRFLALCFDEKYMALNRCSVQMWYFLLLILTAITIVMLIYVMGTILMLSMLVLPVTIACRFSYKMTRIMVIAVLLNILCSFSGIYIAYFLDFPVGPTISLLMGIGYTASLCVKKPCNPSIPSPVSPEIKTNV